The candidate division KSB1 bacterium region GTGATCTTCAATCTGCGACGCTACCCGTTCAAATGATGGCTTCAAAACGCGACCATATTCTGAACTACCTCGGTGATCTCCGGCGCGTGCTCGATGAGCTTCCGCTCGACGCGGTCGAGGCTGTGCTCGATGTCTTCGAACGCGCCTACGCCGCGGACAAGACCGTCTTTATCTGTGGCAACGGCGGATCCCACGCCACCGCCAGTCATTGGGTCTGCGACTTCTCCAAAGGCTGCAATGCGCCCGCCAAACGCCGCCTGCGCATGATTTGCCTCGGCGACAACCTGCCGATGCTCACGGCGTACGCCAACGACGTAAACTACGATGCGGTCTTCGCCGAACCCCTGCGTACCTATGCGCGACCGGGAGATGTCGTCGTCCTGCTCACGGCCTCGGGCAATTCACCCAATGTACTCGCGGCGGCCACCGCGGCGCGCGAGATCGGCGCGATTACCGTCGGCCTGATCGGATTCGGCGGCGGGAAGCTCGCCGAACTGGTTGACCACCAAATCACGGTCAGCTCGCGTGAATACGGCCCGGTCGAGGACTTGCACATGATTCTCGATCACATCATCAGTCTGTATATGCGACGAGTGATTTCGAACTGATCGCTCGTTCGCGACACCCCACTTCTCTCTCTTCCTAATCCCCTACACATGCGTCTCACGGTTGTTGGAACCGGTTACGTCGGCCTGGTCACGGGAGCCTGCCTCGCTGATACCGGACATCATGTCACCTGCGTTGACATCGACCAAAGCAAAATCGCCATGCTCGGGCGCGGCGAGATTCCCATCTACGAACCCGGACTCGAAGAAATTGTCAACCGCAACGTCGAGAAGTTGCGGCTGGAATTCACCACCCAGCTCGCCGGCGCGGTCCCCGACGCGGAGATCGTGATGATCGCCGTCGGCACTCCCTCGGCTGACGATGGGTCCGCCGATCTGTCCTATGTGCTGGCGGCGGCACGCGAAATCGGCCAGAGCATGAATGGCTACAAAATCATCGTCAACAAGTCCACCGTCCCGGTCGGAACGGGCGATCTCGTCCGCGCGGAGATCGCGAAACACACGAAACACGAGTTCGATGTCGTCTCCAATCCTGAGTTCCTCAAGGAAGGCGATGCCATCAATGACTTCATGAAACCCGATCGCATCGTGCTCGGCGTCAGCAGCAAACGCGCCGAGGAAATCATGACGCGACTCTACGCGCCGTTCCAGCGCACCGGCTACCGCATCATCGTCATGGACGTGCGCTCGGCGGAAATGACCAAGTACGCCGCGAATGCCCTGCTGGCAACGAAGATCACCTTCATGAACGAGGTCGCCAACCTCTGCGAGGAGGTCGGCGCCGACGTGACGTCCGTGCGCTACGGTATCGGCTCCGACAAGCGCATCGGCACGCACTTCTTGTTCCCCGGGGTGGGCTATGGTGGCTCCTGCTTTCCGAAAGATGTGCTGGCGCTGATCAAAATGGGAAAGGAGAATGCCCGGCCACTGCAAATTCTGGAAGCGGTGCACCGCACCAATGACAAGCAGCGCATACGCATTGCCGAAATGGTCGTCAGGAAGTTCGGCGAAAATCTTGCGGGTCACACGTTTGCCCTCTGGGGTCTATCGTTCAAACCGCGCACCGATGACATGCGCGAAGCCCCCTCAATCTACACCGTGCGTGAACTGCTGCAACGCGGCGCAAAAGTGCGAGCTTACGACCCGGCGGCCATGGTGGAGGCCCGGAAAGTCCTCGGCAATTCCGTGGAGTATGCCCACGATTGCTACCACTGCCTGTCCGGTGCCAGCGCTCTGCTGATCGTCACCGAGTGGCAGGAGTTCCGCGACCCGGATTTCGCGCAGATCAAAAAATCGCTCAAGCAACCGCTCATCTTCGACGGACGAAACCTGTTCGAACCCGATGACATGCGCGCACTCGGGATTGAATATCATTCCATCGGTCGCCGCTAAGTGAACTCCCGGCTTCGGCCCATCCGTGTTGCCGCGGGCCTGCTCGCGATGTTACTGCTCTGGTCCTGTGCGAAGGTCGGCGTGCCGCCCGGCGGTCCGGAAGACAAGACCGGCCCGACGATCCTGCACCATGTCCCGGAAGCCGATGCCATCAATGTGCCGCGCAAACTCACGGCGCGACTCGTATTCTCGGAACCCGTGAGCCGTGCCTCTGTCGAAGCCGCGCTCTTC contains the following coding sequences:
- a CDS encoding SIS domain-containing protein; translated protein: MMASKRDHILNYLGDLRRVLDELPLDAVEAVLDVFERAYAADKTVFICGNGGSHATASHWVCDFSKGCNAPAKRRLRMICLGDNLPMLTAYANDVNYDAVFAEPLRTYARPGDVVVLLTASGNSPNVLAAATAAREIGAITVGLIGFGGGKLAELVDHQITVSSREYGPVEDLHMILDHIISLYMRRVISN
- a CDS encoding UDP-glucose/GDP-mannose dehydrogenase family protein, coding for MRLTVVGTGYVGLVTGACLADTGHHVTCVDIDQSKIAMLGRGEIPIYEPGLEEIVNRNVEKLRLEFTTQLAGAVPDAEIVMIAVGTPSADDGSADLSYVLAAAREIGQSMNGYKIIVNKSTVPVGTGDLVRAEIAKHTKHEFDVVSNPEFLKEGDAINDFMKPDRIVLGVSSKRAEEIMTRLYAPFQRTGYRIIVMDVRSAEMTKYAANALLATKITFMNEVANLCEEVGADVTSVRYGIGSDKRIGTHFLFPGVGYGGSCFPKDVLALIKMGKENARPLQILEAVHRTNDKQRIRIAEMVVRKFGENLAGHTFALWGLSFKPRTDDMREAPSIYTVRELLQRGAKVRAYDPAAMVEARKVLGNSVEYAHDCYHCLSGASALLIVTEWQEFRDPDFAQIKKSLKQPLIFDGRNLFEPDDMRALGIEYHSIGRR